CCGAAATAGCGAGCGGAGGTGGCCGGCCCGTCAAACTCGACCAGTATATCGACATCGCTATCCGCTCCGCGCCGCGTTCCGTACCGTGGAGCCGAAAAGCGCCAAACGGGTCACGCCGAAGCGCTCGGCCAAGGCCGGCTTGCTTTGCGTCAAGAGAAACAGTGCTTGATTGCGGTTCATGCGACAACGGGGACGTCAGGTTTTTCGTCTTTGGGTTTACGATGTGTTTGAAACTGAAAATCCGACACGTCGACCGGATGCGGCCGTTTGCTCAGATGCAGTATTTCTATGCCGACCACCTCGCCGTTGTTGTCGTAATCCATAATCACGCCGGGCGCTACTTCTTCCGATTCGATAACGTCGCTGTCCACCAATTGCAAATGCAAGGCATCTGCTGCTTCATCGATACTGAGTTTCATAATTTACCCCTCATGGCGCGGTCAAAAAATACGGTTATCACGCGGACCGGTTCAACGTGCGGATTGACAATGACACGTAGAACCCACCCTTCAAATTCGTCGATTTTACCGAGCCGGTGCTCCAATTCGGCGTCCAAGGCATCGGCTTCAATCAATTGCGGCCGTTCAAGCACGCGCTCCAACCATTCGAGCCGAATATTGCGGCGTTTATTCAAGCTTTCCTGCGCATGCACCGTCAATTCGTAATTCATGCGTCCCCGTCGAACAAGTCCAGGGCTATGTTGTCCTTTTGCCGTTCACGGCGCAATTGCTGGGCAGATAGGCGGATAATTTGATTATTCCGAACAACGACGATTCCCGTGTTCGTCTCCAAGGCAATTTCGCGCGCAAGCATGGTGGCACGTTTTAGCGCCTGAAGTGAAGCTCGTAAATCGGCGTCTTTGGCTGTATGCAAATCTTGCGGCATCATAAGTCATCATCCTCGGCAAAAAGACTGATTTGTCCCGAGCGTGGCGTTTTATCTTTTGTCTTATCCGGCTTTGCGCTTTCCGGCATGGGCTGCGAAACCGCCATCGGCAAATTCGCCACATTCAGGCTGTAATCGTCATGACCCCATTCGCAACGCGCCAACACCATCTTGGGGATTTTTTTCAGGGTCAGATTCGGCCAACGCTCATTGGCTTGCGCAGCAGTGACGTCCCGAAAGGCCGAACAGCACACCAGCAAGCTGTATTCGCCGCCCACCTCGTCGGCTAGTGCCTGAAACTGCTCGGCGGACAGGTTTTGCGTGGTGACGTAGATGAAATCGCGCTCGCTGGAATGGCCGTGCTGCCACCAGCGGCTTTCCGACGGCGCATAAGTAAAGCCTTCCAGCTTGCACAACGCTTCGGCCAGCATCGCCGCGTTGTAGTCGGGATTGACCACCGGATTGCCCCAGCGGTCGTTGACGATCAGGCTGGGCGCCAGTTTGTAATAACGGAAACCTCCGCCGCCCTGCCAGTTGACGGCTTTGCTGATACCACCTTGATCCTCTCCATCAATCACTTTTTGCAGGCGTGGGATGATGTGGGTATGGCAGTGCTCGCCCAGCTCGACCAAGATCCAGCGACGGCCCATTTTGTGGGCGACCGCGCCGGTCGTGCCGGAGCCGGCGAAAGAGTCGAGGACGAGATCGCCTTGCCTAGTTGAAAGCTCCAAAATACGTTGAATCAACCTTTCTGGCTTCGGTGTAGAAAATATTGCTTCTGAATTAAATTTAGCCACTTCGCGCTTCGCATCTTGGTTATCTCCAACTTCCGTGCGAAGCCAAACTGTCATGCTAACAATTCCCTCTTGTACCTCAGATAAAAATCTTTTGATCCGTGGAACATTATTCCCTGTCTCACCAAACCAAATTCGGTTATCAGCTCTTAACTCTTCAAAACGCTTAGGTGATGCTGCCCAACAACGTCCTTTTGTTGGCATTAACTTTCGCCCTGAGGGAGTAGTAATTTCAAAAATGTTTTCACTAAAACCTGTCTTTGCAAACTGTGCTCCACGCTGCCCACCGGTCAAACTAATCGTAAAATCTCCCGAAGTCCAAGGACCACGAGGATCATTGTCTGAATTGGAATATCTTGAATCAGCGTCTTCTGTTCTTGGCAAAAGATTCGGACGCCATGTTTCTTTATTCTTTGCATATACCAAAACATGATCATGGCTATCTGATAGCCAGACACTATTTGCTTGTGGTGAGAATTTTTTCTGCCAAACCACATTAGCAACAAAATTCCCCCGTCCAAACACCTCATCACACACCACCTTCAAATAATGGCATTCATTGTCGTCGATAGTAATCCACAACGAACCATCGTCCGCCAACAGCCGCCGGATGACTTCCAGCCGGTCGCGCATCAAGCCCAACCAGATCGAATGCTCCAGCCCGTCATCGTAATGGGTAAACGCGCTACCGGTGTTGTACGGCGGATCGATAAACACGCACTTCACCTTGCCGCTAAATTCCTGCTCCAGCGCCTTCAACGCCAGCAGGTTGTCGCCGAAAATCAGCCGGTTGTCGAAAATATCGTTATCCGTCAGCCGGTGCCTGGCGTGATACGACTTCTCCGGGTCTTCCAACAAAATGCGCGGCTCCAGCCGAGGCCGCTTGTCCTTGTCGATCCAGGTGAGTTCGAGTTTTTGTTTAGTCATCGTCATTTTCCGTGCGAATAAATTCGCACCTACCATTTTTTCTTGATTAGTGCGCTTTACAATGTAGGTGCGAATTTATTCGCACAAATTTCTATAACCATATCGCATCCCAATGCGGATAATCGCCGATATTTTCAACCAAGCCCGCCCGCAGCGGGTTGGCTACAATGTAACGCGCGATTGCCCGAACATCCTCTTCTTCACGTAACGCATGATCGTAAAAGGCTTTTTGCCATACCGCGCCTTGTCGATTTAAATAACCATTTACAAGATGCGCGGCGCGCGCTTTATAGGCTTTCATAATTTCCGAAAGCGTATGAGTTTCTCCCAACCGAAATAACCAATGCACATGATCCGACATGACCACCCAAGCCAGGGAGTCAACCGCGCCAGCGTCATGCAGATTGCGCATTTGAGCAATCGCCAATCGAGCGCAATGAAAATCGCGGAAATAGGCTGCTTCCCGTTCCGCCAAAACCGTGGTCACGAAATACGCGCGTGATGATTCGTTAAATCGGCCTTTACGCAAGTCATCATACGGCATGGTTGTTTTCTATCTGTGCGAATACCCATGAGGGCGCAAGTAAATTCGGACCTACCCGGAACCTTCGATACTTGGCGTGATACGACTTTTCCGCGTCTTCCAGCAAAATCCACGGCTCCAGTCGAGGCCGCTTGGCCTTGCCGATCCAAGTGAGTTCGAGTTTTTGTTTGCTCATGGCCTATGCGTATTCATACAGGAACAATCAACTGGATATGCCCCGCTGCCGCTTGCGCCAAGCGGTTGTCGCGCGTCCAGAACGAGTCGCAACCTTGCCCGATAGCCGCTGCCAGATGCAAAGCATCCGGCGTTTTTAGGCGCTGTGCCGCACGCAATTCGGTAGCGCGCCGATAGACGGCGTCGTCTAAAACCAGCCGGCGAGTCATCGGACTGGTAAACAAGCGGTCATATTGGTTCAACAAATCGTATTTGTTGTTGCGCATCGGTTCAACGCGGCACTCCAGCTCTGTCAATGCCGTGTGGCATAAGACGGCATTCGGCGTGGCGAGCAGTTGAGCGCGCAGCTTAAGCCGCACGTCCTCGCTGCCTTCCAGATAATAGATAAAAATGCAACTGTCCCAATATATACGGTTCATCGGCGTCAATCCCAGGACTCTCTTTCCTCATTAAGCATGTTGTCGATTTCAGTTTTGGTTTTTTCGGGCCAATTGCGTTGAGCGGTTAGATTGTCGAGCAATTGCAACAACCCGGATGAAGCTTCGCTAACCGCCTTAGGCGCCTCTTCATACAACACCAGCAACCTGGCTTTTTCGGCGGTAATTTCCGTCGGCAATTTGACGTGAATCTCGCCTTTAATAATCGTTGTTTCTAATTCGATGGCTTGCATAACGGCCTCCAGTGATAGCGGTTGTGTCATTTGCAAAACTCGGGCAGCGGGATGAGCGACTGAAGTTGCGGACGCTTGTCTTTGCCAATCCAGGTGAATTCGAGTTTTTGCTTACTCATTACATTATTCCTAACTCTGCTGTGCTAAGGCAGCCATCAGGCGTCCTTTCACCGTTCGACAATCAGTCTTATTTTCGAATACGCTACGCGCCTGCTTGTTCCACAGTATGCTTTGTACAGTATTCACAAGACGCCCACAAACAAGATCAACTTCGTATGAAATGGCTGTCAGCTTATTCTGAATTAGAGCTAACGTCGGCCCGTTTTGTAATTGTAGCCGGATGAAAATGACGTGCAGAATCAGCCAGACGCCGTGATTGAGAATCTCTCGTGCAGGGAGTGTCCCTGTTGGTAAGCCGGTAGGGTCACTCTCAACCCTGGCGCGTACCCGTACTTTCTCCAAGATTATTCGGCCAATTTGAACTGTTCGCCACATTTGTCTTGCGGTGAGTGAATCGGCAAAAAGCCGCTCGTAGGCCTGACGCAAGGGATCGGTAGCTGGTACCAATCCCTCCCGACCAAACAGCTTCTTTCTATCGGTCTTGGCTGCGACCACGTAGTCCTGCCAGTCGTTCGTGGTTACGGTGCAAGCCAGAAGCGGGGCGAGTTCACGTGCGCTGAAGCAGGTCGGCGATAACGGCGGATCGTCCGCTCCCTGTTTGACCAGATAGGTAATGCCGGCCATCTGCAAGGTTTGCTGCCAGATGGCCTGCCGCTCATCGAGCGCGGCAAAGTCTTCCAATTCTACCGCATTCTGGCGGTTACGCGATTGGGTAACACGATCACCAAAGCCGTCAGGCGCATTTTCAAGGCAAACGAATGTCGCCATGACGACTGCGGGATGCGCTTCGTAGTGAGCCAACGGCTCGCGGGCTATCGCACCAACCGTCTGCGCTCCGTTGATGATGGACAGGCCTCGAACGCGAAACCTGCCAGCCTGCCGATTTGGATCACGCGGATGCTGCTCCTGTATAGAATCGCAGAGGAAGGTGACCCCGTTATTGAAGTAGAAGAAGTGTTGCGCTTCTTGTCGCAGGGTCTCGCTCAGTCCAGTGTTGACGGTGGTCGTGCCCTTGAAACGGCGAATGTTCCGATCAACCAGATGCTCTTTATGCGCCGCCCAAAGTTCAGCGAGTCGCTTGGCATCCATGCGGCCATAGAACGACCGGTAGGGTTCCTGCGTGTAGCCGAAGTCTCTCAACTCGACTTCGGCTTCTATGGGCTGGGCCGAAATCCCGTCCAAATGCAGGTCGTGGAGCGTCGTGAGCCCATAGGCATGGCACCGAAGAAAACCCGGATTCGTACCATTGAACGCACGCTCTAAGTCGGCAAATATGTCGCGCCGGTCATCGGACACGGCCGTGCCGGAATAGGCAAGAACGACTTTGATTCTGCAGACACCACTGTTCAAAGCGTTGGTGATTACTGCCTGTCGGTTTTGCAGCGCGTTATTGAAACGATCCCAGCGCCCTTGCAAGAAGTCGGTTATACCATCGCGGAATTTCGATACGTCACCGAGTTCCGGCTCGCCGCTGCCTGAGTCTTTGTACTTGGATTGGACGAGCCAGATCGTTTGATCCGGCGCAACAAGTACCGAATCAATACCATGATCCTGACCGCCGTCGATGCTGGCTGCCACCGCTTCGTCCAAAGTAGCTCTAGCGCCTTCATGTAGAACGAATGCCGCGATTGCTTTAGACAGGAAGTTGCTGCGTCGAGACTCTGGAGTGTTTCCCGTTCCAGTGATTAGGGTCGAATAGTCTGCGTCAAGCTTTTGACGAAGCAGATCAAGTTCGAGTGGTCGAGCGAGAAAGGTTGCCATCAGATTAATTCCCACTCAATAGTGAACAAGATTTGTTCACTAACCTGTTGCTGAAGTTGTTGTTCCAACTGTCCGATCAAATCGTTACGCTGCGACTCGATCTCATCCTGGCGGTCGAACAATTCGCGGCGGAGCTTGTTACGCTTAGTTTCCAGTTCCCGCTGACGTTTTTGCCAATGCAGCTTTTCATCCAGTGTCGGCGCAGTCGCGGCAGTGCGGCGAATCTCTTTCACTTCTCTATCAATTTCCTTAATTTCCTGCTCCAGGCCGAGCTTCAGGTCGTCTGCCCAGGCATCCAGTTTTTCGACTTCTTGCTGAAAATAGCCCAGATTGCGTTGATTGATCTCGCGGAGCAGGTTTTGTTTGCGCGTTTCAAGGTCTTCGACTAGAACGATAGGTAATTGCACTTCACCTCCGCTCTCCCCAGTAAAGGAAGTAGAGGTCGCAGGAAAACGTAACAATTTTTCCGGATCGTCTTCGATCAATATGCGACTATCGGCTGTGCTGGCGGCAACGATTAGATGCTGTTCCTGGCTGCCCAAGGCTTCGACAGTGACGAGCTTAACCGCCAGCCACCCCACTTGACCGCGATAGGCCTTGAGCGTACTGACCTGAGTGCCATAAGCGTCGTAATCGAAAATCAGGCGGGCGTTGGGTAATACGCGGCTTTTGGCTTGATGCGTAACCCATTCGGCCAAGGGGTAGCCGATTCTATATAAATGAGCATCGCCGCTGCGTCGGGGCAATTCGTAACGCCCTAATTCAACGTTTTGCAATTGCTGATCAGGCAGACGAAGCAATCTAAAGCCGCTATCGTCGAATTCGGCGCAGCCACCCAGTTCAGCGCGGCTGATGTCGATCAGCATTTTCTCGTAGCGGCTACGGGTAGCGACGCTGTCTTCGGCGCGGACGCGTAGTTTTTCCTGCACCTCTTCGTCGAAGTTTTCCAGTAACAGTTGGCGAGTTTTGACCATCGCTTCGTTGATCTCGTTGGATAGATCGTTTTGCAATTGCTGGAAGCTGGTCTGGATGGTTTCCGGGTCGCGGCAGTTCTGGTAAATCTCGGCGATGCGACGCTCGAAATCCACCCCGGAACCAATCGCCCCGAGTACTTCGTCGCTGGCGCCGAACACGCCTTCAAAGAGTTGAAATTTCTGCGCCAAGAGTTCGTAAACGCGAGCATCCGCTTCGTTGCTGCGATCCACGAAGTTGACGACCACGACATCGAATTTTTGGCCGTAGCGATGACAGCGGCCAATGCGCTGCTCGATGCGCTGCGGATTCCAAGGCAAATCGTAATTGATCACCAAGGAACAGAATTGCAGGTTAATCCCTTCGGCTCCGGCTTCGGTGGCGATCATGATGGTGCCGTTTTCTTTGAACTGCTCGACCAATGCGGCACGGGTATCGGCGGTTTTGGAACCGGTCACCCGATCCGTACCCTGGTGCCGTTGCAACCATTCTTTGTAAATAGCTTGCGCCCGAGCATCGCTGTTGGCGCCGTTAAAAAGCACGATGCCTGCACCGTATTCGGTTTCGGCCAATAGTGAAAGCAGGTATTCCTGAGTGCGTTTGGACTCGGTAAAGATAATGGCTTTCTTCGGCGCGCCCAGCCGTTCCAATTCCGCAAAAGCGCGTTCGAGCGCGGTTAAGAGTGCCTTGCCTTTGGCGTTGTCGCGAATGCTGGTGGCCAACTTTTTGAATTGACGCAGTTCCGCTATCTCTTCGGCAATCGCGGCTTGCTCGTCGGCATTTTGCTTATCGTCCGTGACGGCAGACTCATCCCATTCATCGGCGGTTTCGTCCAAAGACTCGTAATCTTCGTCCAAGGCTTCGGCGAGGTTAGGCACTTCTTGAATCGGCTCTATCAGGCCTTGCAAGCGATTCGCCATCGTTTCCAGGGCACCGGCAATCGCATGGGTAGACGAAGCCAATAATTTCCATAACACCAAAGAGATCAACTGACGTTGACCGTCCGGCAAAGCCTTGAGATTGGGGCGACGCAGATAATCGGCCACCCGTGCCGACAGTTCTTTTTCTTCGGTGGACGGCGTAAATTCCTGGACAATGGCGCGTCTTGCGGTGTACGAGACATAGGGTTGTACCTGCCGTCGTAAGGTACGCTTGCAGACGGGGGCAAGGCGCGCTCGAAGACCGGCGAATGCGGTATCTCGGCTTTGGCTGCTGAATTGCGCCCTGAAACTGTCGAGATCTCCGAATACCCGATCATCGATGATGCTAACCAAGCCGTACAGTTCCAGTAAGGAGTTCTGCAATGGCGTTGCAGTTAATAGCACTTTGGAATGAACGCGCTCCAAGGCTTCCTTAAGCGTTCTGGCGATTACGTTACTGGGCTTGTAGACATTGCGTAGCCGGTGTGCCTCGTCCAGAACGACCAAGTCCCAATGAATCGCTTGAACATCATTCGCTTTGGCTTTGGCGAATTGGTATGAACAGATGACCGGTCCATCGTCGTATTGAAACGGATTGCGGCGCTCTTGTTTACGGATGGCGTTGTAGTTCTTCGCTTCTAAAATCAGACCTTGCAGGCCGAATTTGTCTTGCAACTCTTGATGCCATTGCTTGCGCAGATTGGCGGGAACGGTAATCAGAATGCGACGGCGGCGCTCGGCCCAATGCTGAGAAATCACCAAACCCGCTTCGATTGTTTTACCAAGGCCGACTTCATCGGCCAGGATCACGCCACGAGAGAGTGGGTTTCTACAGGCAAACAAAGCAGCCTCGACCTGATGCGGGTTAAGGTCTACTTGCGCATCGACCAACGTGGAAGCTAACGATTCGACCGTATCGCCTGCCGCGCGACGGGTTAGCAACCAGGCGTAATACTGAGTTTGGTAAGGCGTGAGCATTTTTTGTAGTGCTATCAACAAAGAATCCCTAAAATTTATTGATGCTGACTTCCGTTGTAATCGGAAAACGAGTCATTAGATTACAGTGCCCTCATGTATTTACCCTTTTGGCAGTTTATGCAGCCAGTTCCAAATGGCAGAACTAAGGTTGAATGTTGAAATTTCCGGTCTTAAAGTAGCTGCTAGACCATCTTTCTTTCTACAAAGCAACAGGCGGCGAACTCAACAAACGTGGAACTTCATTGGTCGTCTACAAGTAACGCGAGCTGGTGATTAATTTTAGCCTCTTTTGCACTTCCCGGCACTATCCAACAGAACAGCATGCAACGGAGGAAGGCTGACTGTATTTGGCCGTAGTGATTGATTTCTTTTCCCGGCAGGTGATGGGCTGGTCCATGGCAGAGCATAGGCGGACTCAGCGGGTGAATGACACCTATTGATGGCCCTTTGGAAGCGAAAGCCAGAGAAGGGGCTGATGTAACATACCGATCGCGGCAGCTAATATGCGTCGGAAAGTCATCGAGCGCTGTTAACGCTGCATGACATCCGGCAGAGCATGAACCGTAAGGGCAATTGCTGGGATTATGCAGTTTCGGAAAGCTTCTTTCACAGCCTAAAAACCGAGCTGATACAAGATAGGTCAAACCCAATCGGAGGCTAAACAGATGGTGTTTGAATATATCGAGGGTTTTACAACCGCGAGCGACTTCATTCCGCCAACGGTTATCTGTCGCCTGTGAACTATGAATTACAGCAAAAAGCTGCTTGACCGTCTGTCCGGAAAAGTGTTGACACATCACGTTCGACCGGTGCTTATGGGCGGTGAATGTTGCGTTTGAAGACCGACAGGATTTATTAGGCCACAAATCGAGCCGAATCACGGATCATTATTCGTCAGCCGAATTGGAAAATCTGATTGCTGCGGTGAAAAAGGTCTGCGTCGGCGTGTCACGCAAAATTCACGCAACGAAATCGCAGGGCAATAAAAAAGGGAATCAATGAAGTTGTAGTTCATTGATTCCCTTATTAATTTATGGAGCTGGCGATGGGACTCGAACCCGCGACCGGCTGATTACAAATTTGAAGGCCTGCTATTTTCTGCTGATTGCTTAACCTTAACAAACCTTTACAAACCAATACGTTCAGCCTATCATAGCCTTAACGGTGCTACACCAAATTTACCGAAATTTGACCGAGAGCGTAGCACCAGCGTAGCACCAGAAATTGACGCAAAGGCAGGCATGACAACACATTTCGACTTCACCAAGCCAAAACTTGAAGCACTGAGAGAGCCAAAACCCGGCGGACGAATCGTTTACCACGATACCCACAAGAACGCAGCCGGGTTACAGCTTAGGCACTCGGGCAATACAAAGACGTTCTTCATTCAAAAACGCGTAGACGGCAAGCCGGAGCGCGTCACTATCGGCAAGTTCCCCGATATGTCCATCGAGAATGCCAGAAAGGAAGCGGCGCGGCTGAGCGCGTTAATCGCGCAGAAGATTAACCCCAACACCGACGCCAGAGCCTTAAAGACCGAAACCACCCTGCAAGAGTTGTTCGACGAATTTCTCAAACACCGACGCAATAAGCGCGGCGCGTTCCTGTCCGAGAAAACCAAGCGCAGCTACCGTTACGACTTCGGTCTGTACCTGGAGAAATGGGGTAAGCGCCAACTGTCGCAGTTCAAGGATACCGACTTCGGCAAATTACATGCGGCGATCGGCAAGGAGCATCCCACAACAGCGAACCGCGTGATTGCAATGGCGTCGAGTCTGTTCGGCTATGCCGTCGAGCGCAAGCTGTTCAAAGGTGCGAACCCGGCGCACGGGATCAAGAAGTTTCCCGAAACCAAGCGAGATCGTTTTTTACAGCACGATGAATTACCCGCATTTTTCAAGGCGCTGGCCGAGGAACCGAACGACACCCTACGCGATTATTTTCTGTTGTCTCTGCTGACCGGAGCGCGGCGCTCCAATGTGCAGGAAATGGAGTGGAGCCAGATCAATCTGGCGCGGGCCGAATGGCGCATCCCGACCACTAAGAACGGCGAGCCTCAGACCGTCACCCTATCCCCGGAAGCCGTGGAAATCCTGCGTAATCGGCAAGGCTGTCATGCAGTTTGGGTGTTCCCCGGCACCGGCGCAACCGGGCATATCGTCGAACCCAAGAAGGCATGGCGGCGCGTGCTGGATCGGGCGGGCATTGATAATCTACGGATCCACGACTTGCGGCGCACGCTGGGGAGTTGGCAAGCTAAAACCGGCGCATCCCTGGCGATTGTCGGCAAGAGTCTTAACCACAAGTCGCCATCGACCACGGCCATTTATGCGCGGCTGGACCTTGATCCGGTCCGGGAGTCGGTCGAACGAGCTACCGGCGCAATGCTGGCGGCCGGCGGCTTGAAAGAAGCGGGCGAGATTATTCCCATTAACAAGAGGAAACAAGCAAAATGAGCATCGACTATCACGACATCATCACCATCGAACCAGGAAAGCGCAGCGGCAAGCCTTGCATCCGGGGCTTACGGATTACCGTGGACGACATTCTGGACTGTTTTGCGGCCGGCATGACCGAAGAGGAAGTGCTGGACGATTACGACTATTTGACCCGCGACGACATCCGGGCTTGTTTCGCGTATGCGGCCGACCGCGAACGCCATACGCGGGTAATCAAGGGATGAGGCTGCTTTTTGACGAAAACCTGTCCCCCAAAATGGTGGGCGGATTAAGCGATGTTTTTCCCAGTTCCGCCCATGTGGACCGGATCGGCTTGGGCGGCGGTTCCGATGATGAAGTATGGCGCTACGCCAAGGAAAACGATTTCGTGATTATCAGCAAAGACGCCGACTTTTACGAACAAAGCATGTTGCGCGGGCATCCGCCCAAAGTGATATGGATACGCCGCGGTAACTGCACCAATCGACAATTGCAGTTGATCCTGAGAAACAAGGCAAGCGTTATTGCCGAGCTTTGCGAAGCTGACGACGTTTCATTGCTCAGGATCGACTGACCCCATTTAACCGGATAGCACGGCCATGCGACAAGGCGGATTCATCACCCGCTTTCCGGTTAACCCTTCGTGATGATTCACTGTGATGGAGTGAAATGACTTACACCAGATTTTCCCACGATGGCTATGAGGGGTTGTACCCTCATGAACTGATTGCGATAGTTGGCTATATGGAACGACGCGACGCCAGCGAATTGGAGCGCATTATCCGAGAGCCGCCGAAGTCGCCTTACAGCGTGAAGTCACAAGGAATGAGGGACTTTATAGCCGATGTGATTGCAGGCAAGAAAACACGCCCCAGAAAGAAACCATCAACCGAACGCCGCGATTTTGAAATAGCCCTGGCGATTGATGACTTGATGTTCTATGAAGGCTATAACCTAACATCAAGCTGGGACAAAGACGGCGCGGCGGCCATTGTTGCAGAAAGATTTGGTCTTGAAGGCAAAGACCCGGAGGGGACGGCAGTTAAAGCATACCAAAGGTTCCAGCATATAGTGAAAACGCCTAAGCCGTAATCTGGAAAATGTGAAGTCACATCTTCCATGACTCACCGAAAAATATTCCCATAATACCGTAGCTATACCGCGCCATATCGGAGCGGCTCTATCAATATGAGATTCTATGGCTACCCAACAATTATTCCCCCCGAAACAAGCCGCCGATTATCTCGGTGTCAAAGTTTCAACACTTGAGGTGTGGCGTTCGACCAAGCGCTATAACATCCCCTATGTGAAGGTCGGCAGATTGGTGAAATATCGCCAGTCAGATCTTGATGCTTTTTTGGAGTCGCGGACTGTCGGCGCGGATTCCGCCGCGTAATGAACCCCGAACCTACCACCATAGGCCGGGGTTTTGCGCATCCATGCCGCCAAGAATGAACGAGTGTGATTTTATCACACTGGCGGCGATGACGCGACCCGGCGAAACAGGATTTTGCCAATGATTGAAAAACTCACTTCACGACTCGATGGAGTCAAATGCACCGGCCAAGGCCGTTATACCGCGAAATGCCCGGCGCACCCTGATAAATCGCCATCCCTGGTCGCGACAGAGAAAGAAGGCCGCGTGTTGCTGCATTGCTTCGCCGGCTGTGAACCGGCCGACGTATTGGCCGCTGTCGGGCTGACGTTTGCTGACCTTTACCCTGGGAAGCCGACCTACAGCAAAGGCCGCAGAACCGCCCAGTTCAATCCATATGACGTTTTGAAGTGTCTGGCCCGTGAAGCTGGAATCGTGACCCTGGCGGCGGCTCAAATTTCAACCGGCCACCCGCTGACCACGGCCGACGCTGAACGCGTACGGCTGGCTCATGAACGGCTGCGTGATGCAGCGCAACTGATGGGGGTTCGGTTATGAGCACTGAATACGTTTCGAGTGCTGAAGAATACTTGGGCCAAACGCCAGACGGGCCCCTTCCAGATGATTACGGCATGAATCGCGTCAACGCGCATAACGCCAAAATTGCACGGCGCATTGCACGGCGGAAAAAGTCCGACACTATCGACACTATCAGCACTGGCGCGGTTTCCAGCGACACTGCTTCGACACTGGAATCGACATTCGACGAAAAAAATGCTGATGGCG
The genomic region above belongs to Methylomicrobium agile and contains:
- a CDS encoding SNF2-related protein, which produces MLTPYQTQYYAWLLTRRAAGDTVESLASTLVDAQVDLNPHQVEAALFACRNPLSRGVILADEVGLGKTIEAGLVISQHWAERRRRILITVPANLRKQWHQELQDKFGLQGLILEAKNYNAIRKQERRNPFQYDDGPVICSYQFAKAKANDVQAIHWDLVVLDEAHRLRNVYKPSNVIARTLKEALERVHSKVLLTATPLQNSLLELYGLVSIIDDRVFGDLDSFRAQFSSQSRDTAFAGLRARLAPVCKRTLRRQVQPYVSYTARRAIVQEFTPSTEEKELSARVADYLRRPNLKALPDGQRQLISLVLWKLLASSTHAIAGALETMANRLQGLIEPIQEVPNLAEALDEDYESLDETADEWDESAVTDDKQNADEQAAIAEEIAELRQFKKLATSIRDNAKGKALLTALERAFAELERLGAPKKAIIFTESKRTQEYLLSLLAETEYGAGIVLFNGANSDARAQAIYKEWLQRHQGTDRVTGSKTADTRAALVEQFKENGTIMIATEAGAEGINLQFCSLVINYDLPWNPQRIEQRIGRCHRYGQKFDVVVVNFVDRSNEADARVYELLAQKFQLFEGVFGASDEVLGAIGSGVDFERRIAEIYQNCRDPETIQTSFQQLQNDLSNEINEAMVKTRQLLLENFDEEVQEKLRVRAEDSVATRSRYEKMLIDISRAELGGCAEFDDSGFRLLRLPDQQLQNVELGRYELPRRSGDAHLYRIGYPLAEWVTHQAKSRVLPNARLIFDYDAYGTQVSTLKAYRGQVGWLAVKLVTVEALGSQEQHLIVAASTADSRILIEDDPEKLLRFPATSTSFTGESGGEVQLPIVLVEDLETRKQNLLREINQRNLGYFQQEVEKLDAWADDLKLGLEQEIKEIDREVKEIRRTAATAPTLDEKLHWQKRQRELETKRNKLRRELFDRQDEIESQRNDLIGQLEQQLQQQVSEQILFTIEWELI
- a CDS encoding tyrosine-type recombinase/integrase — protein: MTTHFDFTKPKLEALREPKPGGRIVYHDTHKNAAGLQLRHSGNTKTFFIQKRVDGKPERVTIGKFPDMSIENARKEAARLSALIAQKINPNTDARALKTETTLQELFDEFLKHRRNKRGAFLSEKTKRSYRYDFGLYLEKWGKRQLSQFKDTDFGKLHAAIGKEHPTTANRVIAMASSLFGYAVERKLFKGANPAHGIKKFPETKRDRFLQHDELPAFFKALAEEPNDTLRDYFLLSLLTGARRSNVQEMEWSQINLARAEWRIPTTKNGEPQTVTLSPEAVEILRNRQGCHAVWVFPGTGATGHIVEPKKAWRRVLDRAGIDNLRIHDLRRTLGSWQAKTGASLAIVGKSLNHKSPSTTAIYARLDLDPVRESVERATGAMLAAGGLKEAGEIIPINKRKQAK
- a CDS encoding DUF433 domain-containing protein; amino-acid sequence: MSIDYHDIITIEPGKRSGKPCIRGLRITVDDILDCFAAGMTEEEVLDDYDYLTRDDIRACFAYAADRERHTRVIKG
- a CDS encoding DUF5615 family PIN-like protein — protein: MRLLFDENLSPKMVGGLSDVFPSSAHVDRIGLGGGSDDEVWRYAKENDFVIISKDADFYEQSMLRGHPPKVIWIRRGNCTNRQLQLILRNKASVIAELCEADDVSLLRID
- a CDS encoding helix-turn-helix domain-containing protein; translated protein: MATQQLFPPKQAADYLGVKVSTLEVWRSTKRYNIPYVKVGRLVKYRQSDLDAFLESRTVGADSAA
- a CDS encoding DNA primase; amino-acid sequence: MIEKLTSRLDGVKCTGQGRYTAKCPAHPDKSPSLVATEKEGRVLLHCFAGCEPADVLAAVGLTFADLYPGKPTYSKGRRTAQFNPYDVLKCLAREAGIVTLAAAQISTGHPLTTADAERVRLAHERLRDAAQLMGVRL